A genomic stretch from Macaca nemestrina isolate mMacNem1 chromosome 16, mMacNem.hap1, whole genome shotgun sequence includes:
- the LOC105492766 gene encoding small ribosomal subunit protein uS2, which translates to MSGALDVLQMKEEDVLKFLAAGTHLGGTNLDFQMEQYIYKRKSDGIYIINLKRTWEKLLLAARAIVAIENPADVSVISSRNTGQRAVLKFAAATGATPIAGRFTPGTFTNQIQAAFREPRLLVVTDPRADHQPLTEASYVNLPTIALCNTDSPLRYVDIAIPCNNKGAHSVGLMWWMLAREVLRMRGTISREHPWEVMPDLYFYRDPEEIEKEEQAAAEKAVTKEEFQGEWTAPAPEFTATQPEVADWSEGVQVPSVPIQQFPTEDWSAQPATEDWSAAPTAQATEWVGATTEWS; encoded by the coding sequence ATGTCCGGAGCCCTTGATGTCCTGCAAATGAAGGAGGAGGATGTCCTTAAGTTCCTTGCAGCAGGAACCCACTTAGGTGGCACCAATCTTGACTTCCAGATGGAACAGTACATCTATAAAAGGAAAAGTGATGGCATCTACATCATAAATCTGAAGAGGACCTGGGAGAAGCTTCTGCTGGCGGCTCGTGCCATTGTTGCCATTGAAAACCCTGCTGATGTCAGTGTTATATCCTCCAGGAATACTGGCCAGAGGGCCGTGCTGAAGTTTGCTGCTGCCACTGGAGCCACTCCAATTGCTGGCCGCTTCACTCCTGGAACCTTCACTAACCAGATCCAGGCAGCCTTCCGGGAGCCACGGCTTCTTGTGGTTACTGACCCCAGGGCTGACCACCAGCCTCTCACGGAGGCATCTTATGTTAACCTACCTACCATTGCTCTGTGTAACACAGATTCTCCTCTGCGCTATGTGGACATTGCCATCCCATGCAACAACAAGGGAGCTCACTCAGTGGGTTTGATGTGGTGGATGCTGGCTCGGGAAGTTCTGCGCATGCGTGGCACCATTTCCCGTGAACACCCGTGGGAGGTCATGCCTGATCTCTACTTCTACAGAGATCCTGAAGagattgaaaaagaagagcaggcTGCTGCTGAAAAGGCAGTGACCAAGGAGGAATTTCAGGGTGAATGGACTGCTCCAGCTCCTGAGTTCACTGCTACTCAGCCTGAGGTTGCAGACTGGTCTGAAGGTGTGCAGGTGCCTTCTGTGCCTATTCAGCAGTTCCCTACTGAAGACTGGAGTGCTCAGCCTGCCACGGAAgactggtctgcagctcccactgCTCAGGCCACTGAATGGGTAGGAGCAACCACTGAATGGTCTTAA